Part of the Candidatus Eisenbacteria bacterium genome, CCGCGGCTTCCGCGGTCTCCGCGGTCTCGAACGAGTTGCCGCATCCGCAGGAACGCACCGCATTGGGATTTTGGATGGAGAAGCCGCTGCCCTGCAACGACTCGACGAAATCGATGTTCACGCCGTTCAGGACCTTGGCGCTCTCCGGATCGACCAGGACCTTCACGCCTCCGAACTCCCCGACCCAGTCCTCCGCTTCGATCTGCTGGGCCAGCGACATTCCGTACGAGAACCCCGAGCATCCGCCCTTCTGAACGAAGACTCTGAG contains:
- a CDS encoding iron-sulfur cluster assembly accessory protein — protein: TAAREGPKERENMLTLTDAASRKLGEIIAQQGESVAGLRVFVQKGGCSGFSYGMSLAQQIEAEDWVGEFGGVKVLVDPESAKVLNGVNIDFVESLQGSGFSIQNPNAVRSCGCGNSFETAETAEAAGGES